ATCCGGACGTCCGGGCGACGAGGGACGCCAGGACGGGGATGGCGGCCACCGTGACCCAGGCGCCTCCCGATGGCTTCACGGGCTGATCTAGAGAGAGCCTTCCATTGGCCGCGAGCTCCCGCATCTCCTCGTGGGAAAAGGGGCCGAGTTCGCTATCCCCCATCTTGACCGTCCAGCTCTCGGAGACGGGAGACTTCTGCGGGGATGGAGCTTTGGCCTCCGGGCCCTCGAGGCGGACGCCCCCATCCCGGTAAAGCACGAGGCGGACGCCGCACCCTTTGCAAGGTCCCTTCGCTCCCGCTGCCGGGAGGCGCGACGGGTCCACTTCGTGGGGATGGCCGCAGGAAGGACAGCGAAACGTCAACTTGCCGGAGGGGAGGGGCGAAGCTTCCGGGGGCGCCGGCTCGGGCCCGGCGGCCGGTCGGGGCGCCTCCACGGGCGTCGCGCCCAACATCCGACCATCCGGGAACAGGGTCATGACGGCGCCGCACGCCCCGCACGGGCCCCGAAGGCCCTGAGGTGGAATCTGGTCCTCGGGCAACGCGAAGGCCCGTCCACAGGCGTCGCACCGGAAGCGAAGGCTTCCCATTCCCACCCCCTGGAGCCAGAGAATAGCACAGCGGGACCGGCTAATGGCCAGCCCCTTCCCACCGGGTCCCATCGAACGGCCCCTGCTATAATCGCCCACTGATTGCGGCCCGGGCCGCCGCGCCGACCTTTTTTCAGGAGATCGCATGCCGCGTTCCGCCCATCCAGGGCTTCTCGCCGCCACGGCGATGGCCGCCGCGCTCCTTCTCGCCTCCCCGACGGCATGGCCGGCCGCCCAGCCTCCCACGGACGAGTTTCTGAAGGGATACCTGAGCGCATTGCTCGAAGGGGACCTGGCACTCGATTCAGGGCGATATTCCCTCGAGGTCTCAGGCGGTGTGGCCCGGGTCCGGCTCCCGGGAGCCGACGAGGCCCTGGTCCGGACCGTGGAAGAGAGGCTGTCCTCGGTGCGCGGCTTGGCCGACCTGGTCGTCCTGGCGACCCCACCCGCGGCCCCCGCGGGGAAAATGCGCCGGGCCGTCTATTCCGCCCGCGAGGCCCTCGGCCTTTCCTCCGAATCGGCTCTTTTCCCCGCCGGAGACGTTTTTCAGCCCCTCCTGGCGGACGTGAAGCAGACTCAGTTCTTTGTGGGCTTCCGCAGGTTTCACGCCTTCGGCCAGACGCCCGATCCCGACCTCGACGCCTTCACGATGGCCGCGGTCTCCTATGGAGGCGCGTTCGGGCTCTACCGCCGCCTGGGCCGAAGGCCGGGAGAGGGACTGCAGATGGGCCTCGACGGCGCCCTCTTCGCCCAATTCGACATGGATGCCCCCTCCCACGATCTCCTCAACGCGGACTACACGGTGGGGCTCCCCATCACCTACCGAGAGGGGGGCTTTTCGGCGCGGCTTCGGTTGTACCACCAGAGTTCGCACCTCGGCGACGAGTTTCTGCTGCGTTATAGGCCCGACCGGATCAACCTCTCCTACGAGGCGATCCAGCTCACGATTTCGGGGGAGAAGGGCCCCTGGAGGCTCTACGGCGGGGGAGAATGGCTCCTGACCCGCGACCCTCGCGACCTGCACCGTGGCTCCCTGCAGACAGGATTAGAATTCCGAAGCGCCAGTCCCCTGCTCTGGGGTGGCCGGCCCGTGGCCGCCCTGGACGTGAAGAGTTACGGGGAGAATGGCTGGACCCCCAGCTTCAGCGTTCGGGCGGGCCTCGAGTTCGGCCCCGCGGACCCGGCCCGCCGCCACCTCAGGCTCCTCGCCGAAGGCTACCGAGGTTTCGCGCCTTACGGCCAGTTTTACCGGGAGAAGGTGGAGTACCTGGGGATGGCCGTCACCTTCAACTACTGACCGAAGATCTCCAAGAGGAAGTCCCGCATGGCCTCCCAGGACCTCCTGTCCGCCCGGGGATCGTAGGCTGCCCCCTTCGACGCGTCCGTCCCGGCTCCGGGGTCCGTGAAGGCGTGTACGGCGCCTCCATAGGCCGTGACCTGCCAATCCGCGCCCGCCCTGCGCATTTCCTCCTCGAAGGCGGCCACCTGCGCCGGAGGGACCCACGGGTCGTCCCCGCCGTGGAGGACAAGGACCGAGGCCCGGATCGTTCCCGGAAGCGAGGGCGAGGGCGTATCCAGGCCGCCGTGGAAGGAAACCACGCCCCTGAGGTCCGCCCCGCTCCGGGCCAGCTCCAGGACACCGGTCCCCCCGAAGCAGTAGCCGACGGCCGCGAGCCGGGTGCCGTCCACCGCAGGATCGCTCCGGAGTCGCTCGAGCGCGGCCGTCAGGCGTTTGCGATAGAGAGTTCTGTCCTTCTTGTACGCACCGGCCAAGGTTCCCGCCTCTTTCGGGTTCGAGGCGCGAACGCCCTTTCCGTACACGTCGGCGCACAGAACGACGTAGCCGAGGCGCGCGAGGGCCTCGGCCCTCCCCTTCTCGAAGTCCGTCAGCCCCATCCACTGGTGGACGACCAGAACACCGGGCCGGGACCCCGTCGCCTCACTCTCCGCCACCCGATACCCTTCGAGCACCGTCCCCCCTTCCTTGTACTCGACGGTTTCGCCGCGGATCTCTGCGCCCGCACGCAGGCCCACCGCAAGAACCGCAACCGCCGCGAACACGAGATTCTTCATCGGGAACCTCCCCAAGGGTAACGCGGGGAGGCGGGGGGGCTATTTCGGCAGGGTGGTAGGTCCCTCGAGGAACCGGCGCATTCTGTTCCGGCGGGCCTCACCAGGTCTTGCGAAGCGTTTCCTTGGCCAGGGCGACGCCCAGTTCGGCGAAGGAGACCATGTCCTCCGGTGAGGTCAGGGACCGGCCCAGAAGGACCGTCATCCCTTCCGACCCCCAAGTGAGGGTGAGGGCCCTGGCCTTCTGGCGGCCTCCGAAGTCCGGGGGAGCGAAGGCAAGCAGCGCCTCGGCGCTTCGGGCCGTCACCACGCGCCGGGCCGCTGCCTCATCGGTAGCCAGGACGAAGAAGCGCTCGGTGAAGTGGGGCATCCCTAAATCCACCTCCGCGCCGCGCTCGATGACCTGCTCCATGGGCCCCGTCTCCACCCCTAGCGCGTTGCCGAGGCCCACTGCCCAGCCCGTCACTTTTCGCCCCATGGGCGACCGGAAAAGGGCGGCCATTTCCGCCGCCCCGAGGAGCACCGCCCCTCCATCCAGGGAGGCCTCTCGGCAGGTGAACACGGTTCGGCCGGAGGAGTTCTTTCCACCGCTGCGGCACTCCACCCGCCAGGGCAGCCCGTCTTGCCGACCTTCCAGGCTGTATATCAGGCGATGGCCGCCGCCCGTCGAGTAGGTCCAGCCCCTCAGGGAGGCCGCTTCCGCCCGCGCGGCGGCCCGCTTCCGGTCTTGCCGGATGATCGCGGCCACAAGTAGGGCCATCCCCGCGACGACAACGACGAGCACGAAAGGCCCGAGCGACTCCATGGCCACCCCCTCCGAGAGGGTACCACAGGCCTTTCGCGGTCACATCCCAGCAGCGGTATACTTCGGGCTTCAGGGAGGGAAACCCCACCATGGCCACGACCTTCGAACTCGATTTCGCCGCGCTTCCGCCCAGGAAGCCCTTCGATCCCGCCATCCGGCGGGCTCCCAGCCGAGGTTTCCGCTTGAACCGGAAGGACACGGAGACGGCCCTGAAGAATGCCCTTCGCTACGTACCCGCCCGTTTCCATGAGGAACTGGCGCCTGAATTCATGGAGGAACTGCTCACCCGGGGCCGAGTCTATGGATACCGCTTCCGACCCGAGGGAAGGATCTACGGGCGACCGGTTCAGGAGTATCCCGGGAGGATCCTGGACGCCAAGGGCATTCAGGTCATGATCGACAACAACCTCGATTTCGAGGTGGCTCTCTACCCGTACGAACTCGTCACCTATGGGGAGACGGGACAGGTCTGCCAGAACTGGATGCAATACCTCCTCATCAAGAAATACCTCGCCGAGATGGACGAGAACCAGACCCTCGTGGTCTCCTCGGGGCACCCCCTAGGCCTCTTTCCCAGCCGACCCGAGGCCCCGAGGGCGATCCTGACCAACGGGCTCATGGTGGGGATGTTCGACACGCCCGAGGACTTTCACCGTCTGGCGGCCATGGGGTGCGTGAACTACGGTCAGATGACGGCGGGGGGGTGGATGTACATCGGTCCCCAGGGCATCG
This Acidobacteriota bacterium DNA region includes the following protein-coding sequences:
- a CDS encoding DUF1207 domain-containing protein, yielding MPRSAHPGLLAATAMAAALLLASPTAWPAAQPPTDEFLKGYLSALLEGDLALDSGRYSLEVSGGVARVRLPGADEALVRTVEERLSSVRGLADLVVLATPPAAPAGKMRRAVYSAREALGLSSESALFPAGDVFQPLLADVKQTQFFVGFRRFHAFGQTPDPDLDAFTMAAVSYGGAFGLYRRLGRRPGEGLQMGLDGALFAQFDMDAPSHDLLNADYTVGLPITYREGGFSARLRLYHQSSHLGDEFLLRYRPDRINLSYEAIQLTISGEKGPWRLYGGGEWLLTRDPRDLHRGSLQTGLEFRSASPLLWGGRPVAALDVKSYGENGWTPSFSVRAGLEFGPADPARRHLRLLAEGYRGFAPYGQFYREKVEYLGMAVTFNY
- a CDS encoding dienelactone hydrolase family protein; this encodes MKNLVFAAVAVLAVGLRAGAEIRGETVEYKEGGTVLEGYRVAESEATGSRPGVLVVHQWMGLTDFEKGRAEALARLGYVVLCADVYGKGVRASNPKEAGTLAGAYKKDRTLYRKRLTAALERLRSDPAVDGTRLAAVGYCFGGTGVLELARSGADLRGVVSFHGGLDTPSPSLPGTIRASVLVLHGGDDPWVPPAQVAAFEEEMRRAGADWQVTAYGGAVHAFTDPGAGTDASKGAAYDPRADRRSWEAMRDFLLEIFGQ